The Streptomyces spororaveus genome includes a region encoding these proteins:
- a CDS encoding ankyrin repeat domain-containing protein, which produces MSRAHAELAGGFQAEDGPAWQRIRRYAVPGWMIEQATAHRLAGDWRAACAAAAVDIGFELSELAARHGAAVAEAVTEDLLHLAPDLLRWHLPRYLGGRTTIAPGLRILLASYGGPGGPALSVTTPLMSEGAQRLRLHCAPVVAEKRRRYAGHDFVPEDWRAIRPFWDARRASELGARFAVPDGLAENLTWMLAGGETEDAYAAAGIECDLTAPAARPYQRQVDPKALLARMPVDLTRLAPEVARLVAAGAGDRFRIAAGWRSHLLLEHVAPAGLRARVVEQAEAADVPALPRYAWQRLPDLELVRTGLIAPGGLHPLVAPALFPDAGPTVGPPGPDTGAPVRVRCRGGWHEVRSRGGVLDVPHTPEEQQRERAMRAFGGAVSGCFAVQQTWTSGKGRLPRGLQTQRHEFFLRVQHGDDQGVVALLDAGVDPRIRDARGRGLLHALHLLDHEALLPRLLAAGLDLEARDKNERTPLLSAVHWGGSADLVRALLAAGARIDAIDETELSLSQEIRRYRRTDLTFLRDRVDEEFPGIGADWFDEYMDYREEEGDEGADDEGEDDAA; this is translated from the coding sequence GTGAGCCGGGCGCACGCAGAACTCGCCGGCGGGTTCCAGGCGGAGGACGGCCCTGCCTGGCAGCGGATCCGCCGTTACGCGGTGCCCGGCTGGATGATCGAGCAGGCCACCGCTCACCGGCTGGCCGGTGACTGGCGGGCGGCCTGCGCGGCCGCGGCCGTGGACATCGGCTTCGAGCTGTCCGAGCTCGCCGCCCGCCACGGCGCCGCCGTGGCCGAGGCGGTGACCGAGGACCTGCTGCACCTCGCCCCGGACCTGCTGCGCTGGCACCTGCCGCGGTACCTGGGCGGCCGCACCACCATCGCCCCAGGACTGAGGATCCTGCTCGCCTCCTACGGCGGCCCCGGGGGCCCGGCCCTGTCGGTCACCACACCCCTCATGTCCGAAGGTGCGCAACGGCTGCGCCTGCACTGCGCGCCGGTCGTCGCCGAGAAGCGGCGCCGGTACGCGGGGCACGACTTCGTCCCCGAGGACTGGAGGGCGATCCGGCCGTTCTGGGACGCCCGTCGCGCGTCCGAGCTGGGCGCACGCTTCGCCGTCCCGGACGGCCTCGCCGAGAACCTCACCTGGATGCTGGCCGGAGGGGAGACGGAGGACGCCTATGCGGCGGCGGGCATCGAGTGCGACCTGACCGCCCCCGCCGCGCGGCCGTACCAGCGCCAGGTGGACCCGAAGGCCCTCCTCGCGCGGATGCCCGTCGACCTCACCCGGCTCGCGCCGGAGGTGGCGCGGCTCGTGGCGGCCGGAGCGGGCGACCGGTTCCGGATCGCGGCCGGCTGGCGCTCCCACCTCCTGCTGGAACACGTCGCCCCTGCCGGGCTCCGCGCCCGCGTCGTCGAACAGGCCGAGGCGGCCGACGTCCCGGCCCTGCCGCGGTACGCCTGGCAGAGGCTTCCCGATCTCGAACTGGTCCGGACCGGTCTGATCGCCCCGGGCGGGCTGCACCCGCTGGTGGCCCCCGCGCTGTTCCCCGACGCCGGCCCGACGGTGGGCCCGCCCGGCCCCGACACGGGCGCGCCGGTCCGGGTGCGCTGCCGCGGCGGGTGGCACGAGGTGCGCTCGCGGGGTGGCGTACTCGACGTTCCGCACACCCCCGAGGAGCAGCAACGGGAGCGCGCGATGCGGGCGTTCGGCGGTGCGGTCTCGGGGTGCTTCGCCGTACAGCAGACCTGGACCTCGGGGAAGGGGCGGCTGCCGCGGGGGCTCCAGACCCAGCGGCACGAGTTCTTCCTGCGGGTCCAGCACGGCGACGACCAGGGCGTGGTGGCGCTGCTGGACGCCGGTGTCGACCCCCGGATCCGGGACGCCCGCGGCCGCGGCCTGCTGCACGCACTCCACCTGCTCGACCACGAGGCGCTGCTGCCCCGGCTGCTGGCGGCCGGACTCGACCTGGAGGCACGGGACAAGAACGAACGCACCCCGCTGCTGTCCGCCGTGCACTGGGGCGGCTCGGCGGACCTGGTCAGGGCGCTGCTGGCGGCCGGCGCGCGGATCGACGCCATCGATGAGACGGAACTGTCGCTGTCCCAGGAGATCCGCCGCTACCGGCGCACCGACCTCACCTTCCTGCGGGACCGCGTCGACGAGGAGTTCCCCGGGATCGGCGCCGACTGGTTCGACGAGTACATGGACTACCGCGAGGAAGAGGGCGACGAGGGAGCGGACGACGAGGGAGAGGACGACGCCGCATGA